In Lonchura striata isolate bLonStr1 chromosome 2, bLonStr1.mat, whole genome shotgun sequence, a single genomic region encodes these proteins:
- the GGACT gene encoding gamma-glutamylaminecyclotransferase isoform X1 — translation MWIQCCTNAAFASTMARVFVYGTLKKGQPNYKHMINTAKGLAKFQGRGHTVEKYPLVIAGKYNIPYMLNIPGTGHHIAGEIYSVDEQMLQFLDEFEGCPDMYQRTLMRIQVVEWEGKGGAGEARAAADGVLECFVYSTATYPPEWVGLPYHDSYDSSGKHGLAYVLRESRE, via the exons ATGTGGATACAGTGCTGCACTAATG CTGCTTTTGCAAGTACAATGGCCCGTGTCTTCGTCTACGGCACACTCAAGAAGGGCCAGCCCAACTACAAGCACATGATCAACACAGCCAAAGGCCTAGCAAAATTCCAAGGAAGGGGCCACACGGTGGAGAAGTATCCGCTGGTAATTGCAGGGAAATACAATATTCCTTACATGCTGAACATCCCAGGGACAGGCCACCACATTGCCGGGGAGATTTACTCTGTCGATGAGCAGATGCTGCAGTTCCTGGATGAGTTCGAAGGCTGCCCAGACATGTACCAGCGCACCCTGATGAGGATCCAAGTGGTggagtgggaagggaagggcgGCGCAGGAGAGGCGCGGGCAGCGGCCGATGGCGTCCTGGAGTGCTTCGTGTACAGCACGGCCACCTACCCACCCGAGTGGGTCGGGCTCCCCTACCATGACAGTTACGACTCCTCGGGGAAGCACGGCCTCGCCTACGTCCTACGGGAAAGCCGGGAATAG
- the GGACT gene encoding gamma-glutamylaminecyclotransferase isoform X2: protein MARVFVYGTLKKGQPNYKHMINTAKGLAKFQGRGHTVEKYPLVIAGKYNIPYMLNIPGTGHHIAGEIYSVDEQMLQFLDEFEGCPDMYQRTLMRIQVVEWEGKGGAGEARAAADGVLECFVYSTATYPPEWVGLPYHDSYDSSGKHGLAYVLRESRE from the coding sequence ATGGCCCGTGTCTTCGTCTACGGCACACTCAAGAAGGGCCAGCCCAACTACAAGCACATGATCAACACAGCCAAAGGCCTAGCAAAATTCCAAGGAAGGGGCCACACGGTGGAGAAGTATCCGCTGGTAATTGCAGGGAAATACAATATTCCTTACATGCTGAACATCCCAGGGACAGGCCACCACATTGCCGGGGAGATTTACTCTGTCGATGAGCAGATGCTGCAGTTCCTGGATGAGTTCGAAGGCTGCCCAGACATGTACCAGCGCACCCTGATGAGGATCCAAGTGGTggagtgggaagggaagggcgGCGCAGGAGAGGCGCGGGCAGCGGCCGATGGCGTCCTGGAGTGCTTCGTGTACAGCACGGCCACCTACCCACCCGAGTGGGTCGGGCTCCCCTACCATGACAGTTACGACTCCTCGGGGAAGCACGGCCTCGCCTACGTCCTACGGGAAAGCCGGGAATAG